A genomic region of Rhodothermales bacterium contains the following coding sequences:
- the plsY gene encoding glycerol-3-phosphate 1-O-acyltransferase PlsY — MLTLILILLLSYLAGSIPGSLWVGRWVYGVDLRAHGSGNPGATNAFRVLGWKAGLLATLLDMGKGVLAAGLIASLRLDVLPELLADRPLMVRSVAGFAAVIGHMYPALAGFRGGKGVNTAAGVLLAITPWNFVIAVATFSLVLWRTKYVSLSSMLAAASYPMSLLVMRYGLGWTHIGTPLIVFGGLLALGIVLAHTSNIKRLMRGAEHKIRWVSSPTVPGHIERGA; from the coding sequence ATGCTGACCCTCATCCTCATCCTCCTTCTCAGTTATCTGGCCGGCTCGATTCCGGGCAGTCTGTGGGTGGGGCGTTGGGTGTATGGCGTCGATCTTCGGGCGCACGGGAGTGGGAATCCCGGGGCGACGAATGCGTTTCGGGTGCTGGGCTGGAAGGCCGGCCTGTTGGCGACCCTGCTGGACATGGGGAAAGGCGTGTTGGCCGCCGGCCTGATCGCCTCGCTTCGGCTGGATGTGCTGCCGGAACTCCTGGCCGATCGGCCACTGATGGTGCGGTCGGTCGCCGGTTTCGCCGCGGTGATCGGTCACATGTATCCCGCGCTGGCCGGTTTTCGGGGCGGAAAAGGCGTAAATACGGCGGCCGGCGTGTTGCTGGCCATCACGCCATGGAATTTTGTCATCGCCGTGGCCACGTTTTCGCTTGTACTGTGGCGCACAAAATACGTCTCGCTTTCCTCCATGCTTGCAGCGGCCTCGTATCCGATGTCGTTGCTAGTGATGCGGTACGGACTGGGGTGGACCCACATCGGCACCCCGTTGATTGTTTTTGGCGGACTGCTGGCTCTGGGCATCGTTTTAGCGCATACATCCAATATAAAACGGCTGATGCGCGGCGCGGAGCATAAGATCCGGTGGGTGAGTTCGCCGACGGTGCCAGGCCACATCGAGCGTGGGGCGTAG
- a CDS encoding NAD(P)H-dependent glycerol-3-phosphate dehydrogenase: protein MTSTDFAGSRRTVAVIGAGSWGTALAISLASAGHEVRLWARRPELAEEIERTRRNRFYLRDARLPDGIRATSRDAEAVDGADVWVMAVPSQSQRAVAEAFAVQSAGVKLVVSVAKGIENETLSLSTRVLEEALPAVDPTRIGVLYGPSHAEEVAQGLPAAVVAAAASRDTAKAIQQLFMTRSLRVYANTDVIGVQIAGSAKNVMAIAAGISDGVGYGDNAKAALVTRGIAEMRRLGRAMGASMSTFSGLAGIGDLVVTCMSGLSRNRYVGQQIGEGRVLQEVEDDMQMVAEGVRTTASVVALARKYNIEMPICESVYAILFEGQKPQEAVNALMSRAAKEEDWLDEIDEESD, encoded by the coding sequence ATGACCTCAACCGACTTTGCGGGTTCTCGTCGCACCGTTGCCGTTATTGGCGCCGGTAGCTGGGGGACGGCCTTGGCGATCAGCCTGGCCTCGGCGGGGCATGAGGTCCGCCTGTGGGCGCGCCGGCCGGAGCTGGCCGAGGAGATCGAGCGGACGCGGCGCAATCGCTTTTATCTCCGCGATGCGCGCCTGCCGGATGGGATCCGGGCGACGTCGCGGGATGCCGAGGCGGTGGATGGGGCGGACGTCTGGGTGATGGCCGTGCCTTCCCAATCCCAGCGCGCGGTGGCGGAGGCGTTCGCGGTGCAGTCGGCCGGCGTGAAACTGGTCGTTTCGGTGGCGAAGGGGATTGAAAACGAGACGCTTAGTTTGTCCACCCGGGTGCTGGAGGAGGCGCTGCCGGCCGTGGACCCGACGCGAATCGGCGTGTTGTACGGCCCGAGCCACGCGGAGGAAGTCGCCCAGGGCTTGCCGGCGGCCGTCGTGGCGGCCGCGGCGTCGAGAGACACCGCAAAAGCCATCCAACAGTTGTTCATGACGCGCAGCCTGCGGGTATACGCTAATACCGATGTAATCGGGGTGCAGATCGCCGGCTCGGCGAAAAACGTCATGGCCATCGCGGCGGGCATCAGCGACGGCGTCGGGTACGGCGATAATGCCAAGGCGGCGCTGGTCACCCGCGGGATCGCCGAGATGCGGCGGCTCGGGCGGGCGATGGGCGCTTCGATGAGCACGTTTTCAGGCCTCGCCGGCATCGGGGACCTGGTGGTGACGTGTATGAGCGGCCTGAGCCGCAACCGCTACGTCGGCCAGCAGATCGGCGAAGGGCGGGTGCTCCAGGAGGTGGAAGACGACATGCAGATGGTCGCCGAAGGCGTGCGTACGACCGCCTCCGTCGTCGCGCTGGCACGGAAGTATAACATCGAAATGCCCATCTGCGAATCGGTATATGCGATCCTATTTGAGGGCCAGAAGCCCCAGGAGGCCGTCAACGCGCTCATGAGTCGGGCGGCGAAAGAAGAGGATTGGCTCGACGAGATCGACGAAGAGTCGGACTAA
- a CDS encoding ATP-binding protein codes for MNLDELGRLVALGESATLEFKTRVPRPERIAKEVIALANSLGGRLLLGVDDDGSLRGVRDTEEEEYALREALDAYCEPAIAYSVERISINKKRHVLLVTIPLSASRPHYLIDPADKSLRAAYVRVEDMSVEASKERIRLMKARDNGDNVMFEFGDKEKVLMRYLENYGRITVSQFANLVNIPKKRASQTLVLMARANVLRLHTDPDTDYFTIAYDLKR; via the coding sequence ATGAATCTCGACGAACTGGGTCGACTCGTAGCGCTCGGGGAGAGCGCCACGCTGGAGTTTAAAACGCGTGTGCCGCGTCCAGAGCGCATCGCCAAGGAAGTGATTGCCCTCGCCAATTCGCTGGGGGGGCGCCTGCTGCTGGGCGTGGATGACGACGGCTCGCTGCGCGGCGTGCGCGATACGGAGGAGGAGGAGTACGCGCTGCGGGAGGCGCTCGATGCCTACTGCGAGCCGGCAATTGCCTATAGCGTCGAGCGCATCTCGATCAACAAAAAGCGCCACGTCCTCCTCGTCACGATCCCCCTGAGTGCGTCGCGACCCCATTACCTGATCGACCCGGCCGACAAGAGCCTACGCGCCGCCTATGTGCGGGTCGAGGACATGAGCGTGGAGGCCAGCAAGGAACGCATCCGGCTGATGAAGGCCCGCGATAACGGCGACAACGTGATGTTTGAGTTCGGAGACAAAGAGAAAGTCCTGATGCGTTACCTTGAAAACTACGGCCGCATCACCGTCTCCCAGTTCGCCAACCTGGTCAATATCCCCAAAAAACGCGCTTCGCAAACGCTTGTCCTCATGGCCCGGGCTAACGTCCTCCGCCTCCATACCGACCCCGATACCGATTACTTTACGATCGCGTACGATTTGAAGCGATAA